From one Streptomyces sp. CA-210063 genomic stretch:
- a CDS encoding NUDIX hydrolase produces the protein MATPDFIRTLRASAGNQLLWLPGVTALVFDDEGRVLLNHRSDNGKWSLIGGIPEPGEQPAACAVREVFEETAVHCVPERIVLVQALDQVRYENGDVCQYMDTTFRCRAVGGEARVNDDESLDVGWFSLDALPDLSEFALFRIKQSMSDAPAWFDPTA, from the coding sequence ATGGCTACCCCTGATTTCATCCGCACACTCCGTGCATCCGCCGGCAACCAGCTGCTCTGGCTCCCCGGAGTCACCGCCCTCGTCTTCGACGACGAGGGCAGAGTGCTGCTCAACCACCGGTCGGACAACGGCAAGTGGTCGCTGATCGGCGGCATCCCGGAGCCGGGGGAGCAGCCCGCGGCCTGCGCGGTGCGGGAGGTCTTCGAGGAGACGGCGGTCCACTGCGTGCCCGAGCGGATCGTTCTCGTACAGGCGCTGGACCAGGTCCGGTACGAGAACGGGGACGTCTGCCAGTACATGGACACGACGTTCCGCTGCCGTGCCGTGGGCGGCGAGGCGCGCGTCAACGACGACGAGTCCCTGGACGTCGGCTGGTTCTCGCTGGACGCCCTGCCGGATCTGAGCGAGTTCGCGCTGTTCCGCATCAAGCAGTCGATGTCCGACGCACCCGCCTGGTTCGACCCCACGGCCTGA